Proteins from one Paraburkholderia phymatum STM815 genomic window:
- the hybE gene encoding [NiFe]-hydrogenase assembly chaperone HybE — MFEGSYLGDDHVYDPAQGDPIWNVSPGTPLADLPNTGNTRYAVARTISSCYCQTEAMAPTASSFSADLTHRIEGTFEQIAQTRMCDLPFLNSRLRVAAVAFRPWQSSWIGVLVTPWGINLLQLPKSDAPFPPTRADAVTEVALPGGIMPFMPARLDTLGEFRMCSLFSPARQFADQATALVTAWETMRLLFEPESVAQPKVGPDGSAQVHPERPDRFRRCLFGLQT, encoded by the coding sequence ATGTTCGAAGGCAGCTATCTCGGCGACGACCATGTCTACGATCCCGCACAGGGCGATCCCATCTGGAACGTTTCGCCCGGCACGCCGCTCGCCGATCTGCCCAATACTGGAAATACCCGGTATGCGGTGGCCCGCACGATCAGTTCATGTTATTGCCAGACTGAAGCCATGGCGCCCACAGCATCGTCTTTCAGCGCCGACCTGACGCACCGGATCGAAGGCACGTTCGAGCAGATAGCACAGACCCGCATGTGCGACCTGCCCTTTTTGAATTCGCGCCTGCGTGTCGCTGCGGTGGCTTTTCGTCCGTGGCAGTCGAGCTGGATCGGCGTGCTCGTAACGCCGTGGGGCATCAATCTACTGCAATTGCCGAAGTCCGATGCACCGTTTCCGCCGACGCGCGCCGACGCCGTGACCGAAGTCGCCCTGCCGGGCGGGATTATGCCGTTCATGCCGGCGCGGCTCGATACGCTCGGCGAGTTCCGGATGTGCTCGCTTTTTTCACCTGCGCGACAATTTGCCGATCAGGCGACTGCGCTCGTAACCGCTTGGGAAACGATGCGGCTGCTATTCGAGCCGGAGAGCGTGGCACAGCCGAAGGTGGGTCCCGACGGTTCCGCACAAGTACACCCGGAGCGTCCCGACCGGTTCCGGCGATGTCTGTTTGGATTGCAGACGTGA
- a CDS encoding HypC/HybG/HupF family hydrogenase formation chaperone, with the protein MCVGIPARVRRANGLRAQCESRNGPCMVDLSLTGPLAPDTWVLTFLGAAREVIDEARARDIESALASLDAIAHGESGLDAYFADLADREPELPTHLRENITR; encoded by the coding sequence ATGTGCGTCGGTATTCCTGCACGCGTGCGACGCGCCAACGGTCTGCGCGCGCAATGCGAAAGCCGCAACGGACCTTGTATGGTCGACCTGTCGCTTACGGGACCGCTTGCTCCCGATACGTGGGTGTTGACGTTCCTCGGCGCGGCGCGCGAGGTGATTGATGAGGCGCGCGCACGCGACATCGAATCGGCCCTCGCCTCGCTCGATGCGATCGCCCACGGCGAAAGCGGTCTTGACGCCTACTTTGCAGATCTGGCCGATCGCGAGCCAGAGTTGCCAACGCATTTACGCGAGAACATTACGCGATGA
- the cybH gene encoding Ni/Fe-hydrogenase, b-type cytochrome subunit yields MKTYGFDGNAPSQLDSRRITSVYVYEVPVRLWHWLTVLSVIVLCTTGYFVGKPLPTLPGETDAHFLMGYIRFGHFCAGYVLAVGLVFRVCFTFFGNAFAREIFVVPVWDTQWWRELLYELRWHLFLARYPCKYVGHNPLGQIAMFGFFIVAILTSVSGFALYGEGLGNDSWASRLLGWTIAAHGGDSLSLHSWHRLGMWSIVLFVMIHVYAAIREDVMSKQSMISTMVSGFRMFKN; encoded by the coding sequence ATGAAGACCTATGGTTTTGACGGCAACGCCCCTTCGCAGCTCGACAGCAGGCGGATTACGTCGGTCTATGTATATGAGGTGCCGGTGCGGCTGTGGCATTGGTTAACGGTTCTGTCGGTAATAGTGCTCTGCACTACTGGTTATTTCGTCGGAAAGCCGCTTCCGACGCTGCCGGGCGAAACTGATGCTCATTTCCTGATGGGTTATATCCGCTTCGGGCACTTCTGCGCGGGCTATGTACTCGCGGTCGGCCTGGTCTTCCGCGTTTGCTTCACGTTCTTCGGCAACGCGTTTGCGCGAGAGATTTTTGTCGTGCCCGTCTGGGACACCCAGTGGTGGAGAGAGTTGCTCTACGAATTGCGCTGGCATCTGTTCCTTGCACGCTATCCGTGCAAGTATGTCGGCCACAATCCGCTCGGCCAGATCGCGATGTTTGGCTTTTTTATTGTGGCTATATTGACGAGCGTCAGCGGCTTTGCCTTGTACGGCGAAGGTCTTGGCAATGATAGTTGGGCCTCTCGCCTGCTCGGTTGGACGATCGCGGCGCACGGCGGAGACAGCCTGTCGTTGCACAGCTGGCACCGGCTCGGCATGTGGAGCATAGTGCTGTTCGTGATGATTCACGTCTATGCCGCAATTCGCGAAGACGTCATGTCGAAACAAAGCATGATCTCCACGATGGTCAGCGGCTTCCGGATGTTCAAGAACTGA
- a CDS encoding thioredoxin domain-containing protein: MTTLRTSAAPMLECLRELLLKQGFLEQQNNTFDRIAVGARTPLVTLPLGNPARHSEFLDLTVVLPEIVRQFGPDSFRAAFATPPASAAIANRFGVLRRPALIFLREGCYLGAIEGLRDREDYLQCFTRIRTELPQPVPIQLSVYGARS, encoded by the coding sequence ATGACAACACTGCGCACATCCGCCGCGCCGATGCTTGAGTGCCTGCGCGAACTTCTGCTCAAACAGGGCTTTCTGGAACAGCAGAACAATACGTTTGACCGCATCGCCGTCGGCGCCCGCACTCCCCTCGTCACGCTTCCGCTCGGCAATCCGGCACGGCATTCCGAATTTCTCGACTTGACGGTGGTCCTGCCCGAAATAGTGCGCCAGTTCGGGCCAGACTCGTTCCGCGCGGCCTTTGCCACCCCGCCGGCAAGCGCAGCGATCGCGAATCGCTTTGGCGTGCTGCGTCGCCCGGCGCTGATATTCCTGCGTGAAGGGTGCTACCTTGGCGCGATCGAAGGACTGCGCGACCGGGAGGATTATCTGCAGTGCTTTACACGCATTCGCACTGAGCTGCCCCAGCCGGTACCGATCCAACTCTCCGTGTACGGAGCCCGATCATGA
- a CDS encoding hydrogenase expression/formation protein, giving the protein MSRPFPVSIIRAAGPGSLPEPDNWSCLPLPSTSEIWRTTATPEHGAGDVLALLRAMVTALDGNPSPAHPLVFRVGTLGADAHRLLAQIMGEGEVSARVVSSRGTRAHAGALVRIQECRYPGIWRIIVDSANGVRIDDRIEIGAIPAAILYEARHSGTTQGTIPDTSSHKLTSAPSIASEIAAAQARAVSRRGAGSHVINFSLLPVTPADVAWLDNMLGAGTVSIFSTGYCKCTVIATTWRHVWRVRYFDGSNKVLLDTLNIALIPEMVIAAAEDLMDSLRHLREIVKWLEED; this is encoded by the coding sequence ATGAGCCGCCCGTTCCCTGTTTCGATCATAAGGGCGGCTGGTCCCGGCTCGCTGCCCGAACCCGATAACTGGTCGTGCCTGCCGCTGCCCTCCACGAGCGAAATCTGGCGCACGACGGCTACGCCTGAGCACGGCGCGGGCGACGTGCTGGCGCTGTTGCGCGCCATGGTCACCGCGCTTGATGGAAATCCGTCGCCCGCGCACCCACTCGTCTTCCGGGTCGGCACATTGGGTGCCGACGCGCATCGACTGCTCGCTCAGATCATGGGCGAAGGCGAGGTGTCGGCGCGAGTTGTGTCGAGTCGCGGAACACGAGCCCATGCCGGCGCGCTCGTCCGCATTCAGGAATGCCGGTACCCGGGTATCTGGCGGATCATCGTCGACAGCGCGAACGGCGTGCGCATCGACGACCGGATCGAAATCGGCGCGATTCCGGCCGCGATCCTCTACGAAGCGCGCCACAGCGGCACGACGCAAGGCACAATCCCGGACACGTCGAGCCACAAGTTGACGAGCGCGCCGTCCATCGCCAGCGAAATCGCTGCCGCCCAAGCCAGGGCTGTCAGCCGGCGCGGCGCGGGCAGTCACGTCATTAACTTCAGCCTGTTACCCGTCACGCCCGCGGATGTTGCATGGCTCGACAACATGTTGGGCGCGGGTACTGTCAGTATCTTCTCGACTGGCTACTGCAAGTGCACGGTCATCGCCACCACTTGGCGTCACGTGTGGCGTGTGCGCTATTTCGACGGATCTAACAAGGTTCTGCTGGACACACTCAATATTGCCCTGATTCCCGAGATGGTCATAGCGGCAGCCGAGGATCTTATGGACTCGCTGCGGCATCTGCGCGAAATCGTGAAATGGCTGGAGGAGGACTGA
- a CDS encoding HyaD/HybD family hydrogenase maturation endopeptidase yields MATTTAHTLPHIVVLGIGNVLWADEGFGVRAVERLNARWQWPEHVDLVDGGTQGLALLPFVESADRLIVFDAVDFGLKPGTLAVREGDAVPACLSARKLSLHQAGFSDVLACAQLRGNYPDNVVLIGVQPVELDDFGGSLRPAVRAQIEPAIAVACEWLRRWGASPVTHADCDALVSSLNANGLALSRYEGERPSPHSANRHGDTRFWHPSEPC; encoded by the coding sequence ATGGCAACAACGACGGCACACACCCTGCCCCATATCGTCGTGCTCGGCATCGGCAACGTGCTGTGGGCGGACGAAGGCTTCGGTGTTCGGGCGGTGGAACGACTCAACGCGCGTTGGCAATGGCCGGAGCATGTGGACCTGGTGGATGGCGGTACGCAGGGGCTCGCGTTATTGCCGTTCGTTGAATCGGCGGACCGGCTCATCGTGTTTGATGCAGTTGATTTCGGTCTGAAGCCGGGCACGCTCGCCGTGCGGGAAGGCGACGCGGTACCCGCCTGCCTGAGCGCCCGCAAGTTGAGTTTGCATCAGGCCGGCTTTTCGGATGTGCTCGCCTGCGCGCAGCTCAGAGGCAATTACCCCGACAATGTGGTGCTGATCGGTGTTCAGCCGGTCGAACTAGATGATTTCGGCGGCAGTCTGCGTCCAGCCGTCCGTGCCCAGATCGAGCCCGCCATTGCGGTAGCGTGCGAATGGCTGCGGCGGTGGGGTGCATCCCCCGTTACACACGCTGACTGCGATGCGCTAGTTTCGTCGTTGAACGCCAACGGTCTTGCGCTGTCCCGCTATGAGGGCGAACGTCCATCGCCGCATAGCGCGAACCGGCACGGCGACACGCGCTTCTGGCATCCTTCGGAACCGTGCTGA